The DNA region TTAaagaagaatatatatatatatatataattgttgtggaatattgtatatttaATCAAAGATGGGAACTTAaagaagaatatatatatatatatatatatatatgtgtatgtatgtatatatatatgtatgtatatatgtatatgggTGGTTGAAACAAAGGAtaacattttattatttattttgtctcaCAGGTACCCAACTGAAGCAGACAAACATTTGCTGTCTAGGCAGACTGGTTTATCGAAAAACCAGGTACTCATTACAATTCTCTTTTGGTATCAAAATCGATGTGTCATTTCTCTTTGATAGGGATATTTCATTTTACCCATTGGTTTTTGAATTGATTGTGTGCAGATTCTTGTCATCCATCCTTCTGTCTCTAAGCAAAGTTTCATTTCCttcttttgaaaaaaaaaacttagtTTCATTAGTAAGCGATTCTTTGATAATTTTTTGATAACAATCTTAcagtaaaaatattatatattaatgtcATATACACGCATTGTGTTTATATACCTTCGATGTGATTTAAAGTttgactatatatatatatattggaggaAATATTTCCTCTTTAactttatattaataatttatctaAAGGACTCTTGGGAAAATAATTGtaaaactttaatttttttaaaaggtaaattacatttttgtcttacaatttttattttttccacTTTTGGTcacattaaaaatgaatttgtaTTCTTAATCTTGTGATTTACATTTCTTTTTCATTTATTATCTTGTTACAATGAATTTTCATTTTTAGTTTAGTAACTTATATGTTCTTTCATTTTTGGTTTTTTTACCGGAGTTCATCTTCCCTGCGGATCAAAAATAGACCAAAAATGAAAAAGCATACAAgttatttttaccataaatgaAAAAAACAAGTTACTATATTAAAATTGAAACTTCATCGTAACAAGaccaaaaatgaaagaaaacatataaattacatgattaaaaatactaTTTCACCGTTAGTAGGACCAAAGTGGAAAAAgtgaaaattaaataacaaaaattttacatacccttttttaaaaatattgctaaaatTTTCGTTCTTCTTCAGTGATATGCATACATGAGCACTTTCTACGCATTTTTATTGTGATTATATCTCTCTTACTGACTCAATTAACACACGTTTTAATTTATTTCGGTTATAgatttatttcttcttcttttcaataatatttttagcatttaCATATGAAAAAGATAAAGTCTGACAGGTGGTCACAAGTAAATACATGAATCATGCTACTTCTAGTAACgtgtttcataaaaaaaaaatcttcaatTAATATATGTTCTTTAAGACATTAGTGGAGAAAGTATCCTTAAAGATCATAAAAATAAGCGAAAAACATAGCATAGACATGCACGCACATCGAACAAAAAGAATCCCAGGTATCCAATAGATTAGTCTAAAACCTAAAAGAGTAGAATAAGGTACCTATTTTCGGCAATAAATAAGGTTCCTATTTATAAAGTTAGGAATTATGGACAAAATCATATTTACTAACTGTTGTAATATTTCGTGTTACATCAGCTTATATATTAGGTTTTTATTAGTgtggtaatttttttaaataagttgAGTTATCAGTGGCTAATTAATGTAACATAAATTATTATAAGAATTGTTGCAGATGAACTTTTCTCTGTTAGATCTTAAAATTCTAATTCAAACTAAAAAAAATCCACTTAAATTAAGGAAAACTGGCTTTCACATAATTCACACAATAAGATATTATTTAGTTTGTTTATAAGATGACTACTGATTGATTTAATTCATATTCGACTCAACATATACAATAAATCATATAATTAATCATTACATAAATAACTTGTATCTGTCAAATTAATTTTATCAGTCATATTTATTATATAGACTAGCGTTATAATATGCGTTAAAATGGAAAAACGATCGACGTAAAACATAATGTCATTAATGATACTTCTAAATGGTTTTCCATAATTTTTAGCCAAGTTCTAATGTGTCTAAATATAGTTCATATTTCTTTTGTGAATGCATGCATGTCCTTTATTTGAGTATACTCCATTAATTCTCTAGTTATACACTTACACTCATAGCTAGGGTTTCCCGTTTGTGCTATTAATCAGAGCTAGGAgccagattttttatttaatgcaGCAATACATTTCCAATTAGCTagctttaaaatattaatatgccTGAAATTATAGTATCTTTATCATAATTAACAAAAAGAACAAAATACTatatatgaaaataattattttacaatATACTTGTatacataaaataaatttagaaagaaaaaaactAATTAAATCTTTATTTCTTCCTCAATTTCCCGGATTCCCACTCTACTTTTTCTTCTCTTTATTTCTCCATATGTATataaaagacaaaaatttgtgtgagacggtctcacgggtcgtattttgtgagacatatatcatatttgggtcatcaatgaaaaaatattacttttaatgataagagtattactttttattgtgaatatgggtagggttgacccgtctcacagataaagattcgtgagacatctcacaagagacctactctaaataGAAATATGGATTTTTTTAGTACGATCGATCAATATTATCAAACTATTATAATTATCACAAATAAACTCAAGTAATCAAATAATACAAATATCaatcaacaataaataaatacaacCCACGTTTGGTGAAACTAGCTAGAACCCAAGACCACATGGGGTAATCCTTGCAGGCTATAAAATACTATGTgctgatatatcttttgtttTTCATTGTCATAAACCCCTTTAAAGATTATAAGCTCAATTTGATCAAATTTTAGTTATATTTTGTGAATATACACAACAATTCAGAATTTATTTATCATGGTCATCTTTGAGAAGAAATCGTCTCTAACATTATTGTGTAACGTTAATCTGTGTATCACAAATAGAAATGTACTAGATATATTGATTATGGAAAGTAAAAAGAGCCGGAGACTTGTAGTTTATCTGATGCCAATGTCCCAAATTTGAGATGATATCACAATTTCAGGACTCAATTATGACCATTTCTGTCCaaactatataaaaaaaaagttatAAAATATTGTAGAAGATTTCTTCACAGCCCCTTATCCACCATGTTGTATGATCAGTGGCGGCCCCATTAGGGTCCCGGGGGCATGGCCCCcctatattttttatgttaaataaattgttaattatgataaactttctatttaattaatgaaaaaaataacaTCCAACTCTTCTCTCCAACGCTGAACGCATAAGAAAATTGGAATTTGGAAGAAACCCAAATCTCATTATCGATATATCTCACGTCCATTATCCACCGTAGCATCATCGGAATCCGGCGAGTTATATCAACAGCCTTCTCCCCTGTGTACCCTTGAACAAAGTTCCTTGTCCGTTTCTATATGATGCATTTTCCATTTGAACTCTCAATCAAACATTATACATACTGTAGGCTGTGCTTCTTTTTTCATCCACCTAATAAAGAACAAAAAATCTCTTCACACATAATAGGACAAAGTACATATGGCACGTATTTATTTGCATGATTTGGGTTTATGTTCATTAAATATTTACTACtcaatgaactgaattcaatgcTGCAGCAGTGCGTACTACCAATCACTGAACACACATATTCAATGGATTTCCAGGTATCAAATTGGTTCATAAATGCTAGGGTTCGCCTGTGGAAGCCCATGGTGGAAGAAATGTACCATAAAGAGTTCCAAGATGAGGTACAACATGGAGCAGCAGCAGCACAGACTCCAATGCACAACTCTCCTCCAGGAGGCAGAAGATTGGAAGTTAATGCACCAGAAAATGACCCTACGAAAGAAACCAATAATTTGATCCATGGGTTGTCCCTAGTAGGTGCCACCACTTCTGCCGCCGCCGCGTCTGGTGGCTTTCCGCCATCTGAGTATTGGCCCGAGGCCAAGTTCGGTGGTGGTGGAAGTATGGTTAGGGGTGGAAGCCAGGCGGGGGATGTGTCGCTTACTTTGGGACTTAGGCATTCGGAAAATATGCCAAGAATGAGCCAATTCTCAATTAGAAATCTTGGagcatattaattaaaattatattatatagttcTTTAATGGTAATTAGTGTAACTAATGTGTGGATTCTTGTTCGATTACATGATATATAGTGAATGCAATTTGTATGTAGCGGAGAGAAAATATGTAATAATTGTGATGGGATAaggattttttatataaaaaatacaaTTTGTTTGTAAAATATTTGATTGTGGATAGATGACGATTGATACTCGGTGGAGTGAATTCAagtattgatttatagaaagaatTATCATTCTTGAAAGATcctatttattaatattttgattAAGAGTAAATTTCTTGTGAGGCGGTCTCATGGATAACTCtgtctatatttacaataaaaataatattttttacataaaaaagaatatttaggtcacaaaattgactcataaGACCGTACATGAGTTTTTGTGCTCGATTAATTATTATGTGCTAATTACCGATTAGAGGTCAGCATAGGACGATCTTCttattaaattaaacattttaaaatttagttattaaataaaataatttgaaatttcaGTACAATAATTCTTAAATATGGATTACTCAGAAAATATATCgaattatcttcctaattaTAAATCTTcctatatatataaatgttatatttttcgaaaaataaGAATGCAGATTTTCTATTATCTTATTTTTTACTCTTTTTGATACAATcaattcataatttcattttaacatatgttacatcaattaataaaatttaatctaTGACGattatttttgtaaaataattaatttacttTGTTATTAACATTGTGCTAAAGTTTAGTCTCAAATGGATGGGTCTGACCTCGTGGGGATGACCCGAAAACCTGAACCAGTAGTAGCGTCGGGTTATGTCGGCCCAATAGAGAAATTAATAGCTATATTGGTCGATATAAATTGGGTTGGTCATGCTTCGGTTCTGGATAATCTTGCTTCGGAGGGGTGTATTGGTCAATTAAACTGCATCATTCTCCTCTTCACGATACAAAGAACTTCACTCACCAGTCACCACACCTCCATCAATGGCTATGGCGGCCTCCATCTCGGCTCTCGCCTTATCCATGGATTCCCTGTCATTCTCCTCAATTATCTCACCGAATCCAGTTCCTTCTCTTTCATTTGCTACATTGAAGCCCTTGTCTTTGAAATTCCCTACCTTCGTCGTCTCCTCCTCGGCTTCCGTCTCCGACACAGACGTGGAAACATCCGATCTCGAAACTCTGGTGAAATCCAGGCTTCCTGGTGGATTCGCGGCACAGAATATAATCGGCACCGGCCGCAGGAAATGCTCTATTGCTAGGGTCGTTCTGCAGGAAGGCTCCGGGAAATTTGTCATCAATTATCGTGATGCTAAGGTTCTTTAGCACTTCGGATTTTATTGGTTTTTTCTTATTTACGCTGATATTTTACTCTTCCTCACAATTTAATTTTATACGTTTTGTATTGGTGGTGTATCGTTATGATGATAGTAGTAGGCTGAAGCTATGATTTTTAGTCTCATAAAACATAGTCCGCCTTGTCAGGCCAAAACTAGAAATTTAATCTAGAACGCTATTTCTGAGAATTTCTGGCGGaacttgtatttttaaaaatattgtactatagattaaatttctttaataaTTTGATCGGCTTGGGTAGTTTCCCTGTTGAAAATCTCATGCAGCTTGTGTAAAAGTGTTTAAGCAATAAAATACTGTACTGAAAGCATCCAAAATAGGGATGGAAAAGATCCAAATCAAACCAATAACTATCAGGCATGCGTTTAGCTCGTTTAAGATTGTTTGATGGTTGAGCTCGATTCAAACTTCTATTATTAGGATCGAGTTCGGTTTGTCTTGAAATTGCGAAGCTCGAGCTTTGCTTGTTAAAAGCTCGTTTATAATGTTAATCAAGCGGAGTtcgagcttgattcattaatagtTCGTTTACCATGTTTAACAAGCCTGgcttgagctcggctcgtttttgAGCTCGTAAAGCATATAATTAAGCTCGAGTTTGAGCTCGATTCGAGtctgttaaaaattaaatatatctatgatctaattttaaatcagagataaaaatgtaaattcattcataaataaccaaaacgacaaaaataacaactaaaaaaaaacataaactcaGTATATTATTGAACATCCCAGAATAATACATCTAGAATCCAGACATCAAATATTCGTCATACActgatatcaccatataaataaaattgcaATAATTTCACTCCTTTAATACTTCAATTCCTTCCATTGACAttaatactaatatttttatttgtcaactcaacaaatgagcTAAGTTCGagcttacgagccacctaaacgagTCGAACTCGAGCTCGAGCTTCACACATGTTTGTGAAATCACGAGTCGAATATTCTTAagtttgagcttggtttgattaatTTTTCGAGCTCGAAATcgagcttgagcttggtttaatttgattaacaAACAAATTCAAGCGAGCTTTTTATCAAACCGAGCTCCGAATAGCGCGCAAACAGTTTGACTCATTTATATCCCTAATATAaaagtatgtgtgtgtgtggctATGTGGTTGAGGGGTGAATATAATCGGCACCGGCCCCTAGTACTTGATAAAGTTGAGGGGTGAAAATTTATATgttatgtaatatatatatatataaataattatatcaatGGGATAATTTTAAATCCGGAGAGTGACGACCGCCCCTACCAGCCCCTCTGTTTCCACCATTTGAGTGTATTTGATGTACTTAGGACGGAGTTCATCACTCATGAGAGCCAATTGATACCCATGCCAAAAGAGACTATCGCAAAACGATTGTTGGGCTAAAGGATTCTTGGATCATTTTTCGTAACCCTTGGAATCATCTGTTCCCAAGTCATCGAGTCATCTTGGAGTGGAAGTGGATTTAGGAACTTGCGTTTTTCCACTTTCTATGAAAATGTAACCTAGTCTCTGTATGTTACCTCCAAAATCAGGTGAATGATAGTACAAGCCTCAACCCAAATCTTTTTATTCGCAAGTGTGAGTCTTTCAAATAAGGTAGATTACATTATAAAAAGGGGAAGAAAAACCAATTTTTGCAATTTGACTCTCATCTCTCATGTTGTCCATGCTTCTGAATTGTTTGGAGGCAACAAGCTCCTAAAATCTTCCTAATCCTTGAAATCGATGTTGCTAACAACTGAGTGCTAACAGATCAATCACACATGATTAGTCAAGAAACACATGGACACTATTGGAAAGTATATTAAGATGTGATGTACAGATGCTGAAGTTGAAATATTACTCTTGAACTTATTATTTAGAGGATATAAAACTCAAGCACTTTATGCTGGTAGTTTGACGATCAAATTTGTTAGGGTGTGAAAAATCTGTTCTTTGTAATTCTGAGGCCTTATTGTCAGGATTCTGAGATTATTTTAAGATCAAAGT from Primulina tabacum isolate GXHZ01 chromosome 14, ASM2559414v2, whole genome shotgun sequence includes:
- the LOC142525312 gene encoding small ribosomal subunit protein uS9c-like, which encodes MAMAASISALALSMDSLSFSSIISPNPVPSLSFATLKPLSLKFPTFVVSSSASVSDTDVETSDLETLVKSRLPGGFAAQNIIGTGRRKCSIARVVLQEGSGKFVINYRDAKEYLQGNPLWLQYIKTPLVTLGYESSYDVFVKAHGGGLSGQSQAISLGVARALLKVSASHRSPLKQEGLLTRDSRIAERKKPGLKKARKRPQYSKR